One genomic region from Prevotella sp. Rep29 encodes:
- a CDS encoding RNase adapter RapZ, which yields MEQLLSLYEKWKGQQPAKVDKLAGAGSNRTYYRLCDADGESVVGVIGTSRDENHAFTYLANHFTHRQLPVPRILAVSDDGMRYLQSDLGSRSLFDAIQGGREAGGRYNLEEQELLRRTIRELPNIQIRGARGLEWENCYPQPEFDMDGVMFDLNYFKYCFLKATDLDFHELKLEANFRLLAKDLTEEKMDSFLYRDFQARNVMLDADGNPHFIDFQGGRKGPVYYDLASFLWQASARYSPKLRQELVKEYYEALKNYTEVPSIRHFTHRLNLFVLFRTLQVLGAYGFRGYFERKKHFIDSIPPAIENLRELLAMNVQGDENDEESAPMAFPYPYLMDLLQRLTELPQFAPTQETKKQRSDGYKTTDSTVYDANPKDGPATFSKYDGKGPLVVRIFSFSFHKGIPEDESGNGGGYVFDCRSTHNPGRYEPYKQITGLDEPVIRFLEDDGEILTFLESVYQLADHHVERYMQRGFTSLMFSFGCTGGQHRSVYCAQHLAEHIHEKYGIEVRVCHREQGITQVLK from the coding sequence ATGGAGCAGCTATTATCACTCTATGAAAAATGGAAGGGGCAGCAGCCCGCCAAGGTGGACAAACTGGCAGGTGCGGGCAGCAACCGCACCTATTATCGCCTGTGCGATGCAGATGGCGAGAGCGTCGTGGGCGTCATCGGCACGAGCCGTGACGAGAACCACGCCTTCACGTACCTTGCCAATCACTTCACACATCGTCAGTTGCCCGTTCCCCGAATCCTTGCCGTGAGCGACGACGGCATGCGCTATCTGCAGAGCGATTTGGGAAGCCGTTCGCTCTTTGATGCCATTCAGGGCGGCAGGGAAGCAGGCGGAAGATACAACTTGGAAGAACAAGAACTCTTGAGGCGCACCATCCGCGAGCTTCCGAACATACAGATACGCGGCGCGAGAGGATTGGAGTGGGAGAACTGCTATCCGCAGCCGGAGTTCGATATGGACGGGGTGATGTTCGACTTGAACTATTTCAAGTATTGTTTCCTGAAGGCTACCGACCTTGATTTCCATGAGTTGAAGCTCGAAGCCAATTTCCGCTTGCTGGCAAAAGACCTCACCGAAGAGAAGATGGACAGTTTCCTCTATCGCGATTTCCAGGCGCGCAACGTGATGCTCGATGCTGACGGCAACCCTCATTTCATCGATTTCCAAGGCGGAAGGAAAGGACCTGTCTATTACGATCTGGCGTCGTTCCTATGGCAAGCGTCGGCGAGATATTCCCCCAAGTTGCGTCAAGAACTGGTCAAGGAGTATTACGAGGCGCTGAAAAACTATACCGAAGTGCCGTCAATACGCCATTTCACTCACCGACTGAACCTGTTTGTCCTGTTCCGCACCCTGCAGGTGCTCGGTGCTTACGGCTTCCGCGGATATTTTGAGCGCAAGAAACATTTCATCGACAGCATTCCTCCGGCAATAGAAAATCTGCGTGAGTTGCTTGCAATGAATGTTCAGGGAGACGAAAACGATGAAGAGTCAGCCCCGATGGCTTTCCCTTACCCATACTTGATGGACTTGTTGCAACGGCTGACAGAGCTTCCGCAATTTGCGCCTACACAGGAAACGAAGAAACAGCGTTCGGATGGTTACAAGACAACAGACAGCACCGTGTATGATGCGAATCCGAAAGACGGTCCTGCAACGTTCTCGAAATATGACGGTAAGGGACCGCTCGTCGTGCGCATATTCAGCTTTTCTTTCCATAAAGGAATACCGGAAGATGAGAGCGGCAATGGTGGAGGCTACGTGTTCGACTGCCGTTCCACGCACAACCCTGGTCGTTACGAGCCATACAAGCAGATTACAGGACTCGACGAGCCCGTCATTCGCTTCCTGGAAGACGACGGGGAGATTCTCACCTTCCTCGAGAGCGTCTATCAACTTGCCGACCACCATGTGGAACGATACATGCAGCGCGGTTTCACTTCGCTGATGTTCTCCTTCGGTTGTACGGGCGGTCAGCACCGTTCCGTCTATTGCGCACAGCATCTGGCGGAACACATTCATGAGAAGTATGGCATTGAGGTGCGCGTGTGCCACCGCGAACAAGGCATCACGCAAGTATTGAAATAG
- the groL gene encoding chaperonin GroEL (60 kDa chaperone family; promotes refolding of misfolded polypeptides especially under stressful conditions; forms two stacked rings of heptamers to form a barrel-shaped 14mer; ends can be capped by GroES; misfolded proteins enter the barrel where they are refolded when GroES binds): protein MAKEIKFEMEARDLLKKGVDQLANAVKVTLGPKGRNVVIEKKFGAPQITKDGVTVAKEIELEDHFENTGAQLVKSVASKTGDDAGDGTTTATILAQAIVTEGLKNVTAGANPMDLKRGIDKAVKAVVEYIQGKAEKVDDNYDKIEQVATVSANNDPEIGKLLADAMRKVSKDGVISIEESKSRDTHIDVVEGMQFDRGYLSGYFVTDTDKMMCVMEHPYILIYDKKISNIKEFLPILQPAAESGRPLLVIAEDVDSEALTTLVVNRLRSNLKICAVKAPGFGDRRKAMLEDIAVLTGGTVISEEKGLSLEQATLEMLGTCEKVEISKDNTTIVGGAGTKQAIADRVAAIKNEIANTTSSYDKEKLQERLAKLSGGVAVLYVGANSEVEMKEKKDRVDDALCATRAAIEEGVVAGGGITYIRALDALKKIKGDNADEQTGINIVERAIEEPLRQIVLNAGGEGAVVVQKVREGKDDFGYNARTDAYEDMRKAGVIDPAKVARVALENAASIAGMFLTTECLIVDKPEDTPAMPMGNPGMGGMM from the coding sequence ATGGCAAAGGAAATAAAATTTGAGATGGAAGCCCGCGACCTTTTGAAGAAAGGTGTCGATCAGTTGGCTAACGCAGTAAAAGTGACATTGGGTCCGAAGGGGCGCAATGTGGTGATTGAGAAGAAGTTCGGTGCTCCGCAGATAACGAAAGACGGTGTGACCGTTGCGAAGGAGATTGAACTGGAAGACCACTTTGAGAATACCGGTGCGCAGCTGGTGAAGAGCGTGGCTTCAAAGACGGGCGATGATGCCGGTGACGGTACGACGACTGCCACCATCCTTGCACAGGCAATCGTGACGGAAGGTTTGAAGAACGTGACCGCCGGTGCCAACCCGATGGACCTGAAGCGCGGTATCGACAAGGCTGTCAAGGCTGTGGTGGAATACATCCAGGGCAAGGCAGAGAAGGTGGACGACAACTACGACAAGATAGAACAGGTGGCGACCGTCAGCGCAAACAACGACCCCGAAATCGGTAAGCTGCTGGCTGACGCTATGCGCAAGGTGTCGAAAGACGGTGTCATCTCTATCGAAGAGAGCAAGAGCCGCGACACACACATCGACGTGGTGGAAGGAATGCAGTTCGACCGCGGCTATCTGTCGGGCTATTTCGTGACCGATACCGACAAGATGATGTGCGTGATGGAGCATCCTTACATTCTTATCTACGACAAGAAGATTTCTAACATCAAGGAGTTCCTGCCTATCCTGCAACCTGCAGCCGAGAGCGGACGCCCGTTGCTCGTCATTGCTGAAGACGTTGACTCTGAAGCGCTGACGACACTCGTTGTGAACCGCTTGCGCTCGAACCTGAAGATATGTGCCGTGAAGGCTCCGGGCTTCGGCGACCGCCGCAAGGCAATGCTCGAAGATATCGCCGTGCTGACAGGCGGAACGGTTATCAGCGAAGAGAAAGGTCTGTCGCTGGAGCAGGCAACACTCGAGATGCTCGGAACGTGTGAGAAGGTGGAAATCTCGAAAGACAACACAACCATCGTCGGTGGTGCCGGAACAAAACAGGCGATTGCCGACCGCGTGGCAGCTATCAAGAACGAGATTGCCAACACGACCAGCTCTTACGACAAGGAGAAACTCCAGGAACGTCTGGCAAAACTCTCCGGTGGCGTGGCTGTGCTCTATGTAGGTGCTAACAGCGAAGTGGAAATGAAGGAGAAGAAAGACCGCGTTGACGATGCGCTTTGCGCTACTCGTGCAGCCATCGAGGAAGGCGTTGTTGCCGGTGGTGGTATCACCTATATCCGCGCACTCGATGCTCTGAAAAAAATAAAGGGCGACAATGCCGACGAGCAGACGGGTATTAACATCGTTGAGCGTGCCATCGAAGAACCGCTCCGCCAGATTGTTCTCAACGCTGGTGGCGAAGGAGCAGTTGTCGTTCAGAAGGTGCGTGAGGGCAAGGACGACTTCGGTTACAATGCCCGCACCGATGCTTATGAAGACATGCGCAAGGCAGGTGTCATCGACCCGGCGAAGGTTGCCCGAGTGGCACTCGAAAACGCAGCATCAATCGCAGGTATGTTCCTCACGACAGAATGCCTGATTGTTGACAAACCGGAAGACACTCCGGCAATGCCGATGGGTAACCCGGGCATGGGCGGTATGATGTAA
- a CDS encoding co-chaperone GroES, which yields MNIQPLGDRVLVEPAAAEEKVGGIIIPDTAKEKPLHGKIVAVGNGTKDEEMILKAGDEVLYGKYSGTELELEGVKYLMMRQSDVLAIIK from the coding sequence ATGAACATTCAACCATTAGGAGACCGCGTGCTTGTAGAACCGGCAGCGGCAGAAGAGAAAGTTGGCGGCATCATCATTCCCGATACCGCAAAGGAGAAACCTCTACACGGAAAGATTGTGGCTGTGGGCAACGGCACGAAGGATGAGGAGATGATTCTCAAGGCAGGCGACGAGGTGTTGTACGGAAAATATTCGGGCACGGAACTCGAGCTTGAGGGTGTTAAATATCTGATGATGCGCCAGAGCGATGTACTGGCTATTATCAAGTGA
- a CDS encoding putative DNA modification/repair radical SAM protein, with product MLTEKTIEKLRILTESAKYDVSCSSSGTVRGGKKGMVGNTVGGVGICHSFADDGRCISLLKVMLTNHCMYDCAYCINRRSNDIQRATLSVSELEEITMEFYRRNYIEGLFLSSGVVRNPDYTMERLTAIVRDLRTIHRFNGYIHLKTIPGASRELLTEAGRYADRMSVNIEIAKEDSLKQLAPEKDHQSVFRPMQLIQQGVLENKEDRRRYRHTPRFVPAGQSTQMIVGATKETDRDILKMSSALYGQPSMRRVYYSGYISVNTYDKRLPVLKQPPLVRENRLYQADWLMRFYHFRVDEIVDDKHTHLDLDIDPKLAWALRHPEVFPIDINSADYEMILRVPGIGTKSAWLIVNSRRFNRITSYHLKKMGVVMKKAKYFITCGELTATYSQPIIGINELRPERLRPLLISKAQQKRAAAERQLTLDF from the coding sequence ATGCTGACGGAAAAGACCATAGAAAAGCTACGAATACTGACAGAATCGGCAAAGTACGACGTTTCGTGCTCGTCGAGCGGAACTGTGCGAGGAGGAAAGAAAGGCATGGTGGGCAATACTGTCGGCGGCGTGGGCATTTGCCACTCGTTTGCCGACGACGGGCGGTGCATCTCATTGCTGAAGGTGATGCTCACGAACCATTGCATGTATGACTGTGCCTATTGCATCAACCGCCGCTCGAACGACATCCAAAGGGCAACCCTCTCCGTCAGCGAACTGGAAGAAATCACGATGGAGTTTTATCGCCGGAACTATATCGAAGGGCTCTTTCTCTCGAGCGGAGTGGTGCGCAACCCCGACTATACGATGGAACGGCTGACAGCCATCGTACGCGACCTGCGGACCATACACCGCTTCAACGGGTATATTCACCTGAAAACCATTCCCGGGGCAAGCCGCGAATTGCTGACCGAAGCGGGACGATACGCCGACCGCATGAGCGTGAACATCGAGATAGCAAAGGAAGATTCGCTCAAACAGCTCGCACCGGAGAAAGACCATCAAAGCGTGTTCCGACCGATGCAACTCATACAACAAGGCGTATTGGAGAACAAGGAAGACCGACGACGCTACCGACACACCCCGCGATTCGTGCCGGCAGGACAATCCACACAGATGATTGTCGGCGCCACAAAGGAAACCGACCGCGACATACTCAAGATGTCGTCGGCTCTCTACGGACAACCGTCCATGCGGCGTGTGTATTATTCCGGCTACATCAGCGTGAACACGTACGACAAACGGCTGCCTGTGCTGAAACAACCGCCGTTGGTGCGCGAAAACCGACTCTACCAAGCCGACTGGCTGATGCGCTTCTATCACTTCAGAGTGGATGAAATCGTGGACGACAAACACACACACCTCGACCTTGACATCGATCCGAAACTGGCATGGGCACTACGCCACCCGGAGGTGTTTCCCATAGACATCAACAGCGCCGACTACGAGATGATTCTACGCGTGCCGGGCATAGGGACGAAGTCGGCATGGCTCATTGTCAACTCGCGACGCTTCAACCGCATCACCTCATATCACCTGAAGAAAATGGGTGTAGTCATGAAAAAGGCGAAATACTTCATCACCTGCGGCGAACTGACTGCCACCTACTCGCAACCCATCATCGGCATCAACGAACTTCGCCCCGAACGCCTGCGCCCACTGCTCATTAGCAAGGCTCAACAGAAAAGAGCCGCCGCAGAACGACAACTCACACTCGACTTCTAA
- a CDS encoding nucleotidyltransferase family protein yields MSKQAMIFAAGLGTRLKPLTDTMPKALVRVGGEPLLRHVVLRLKDAGYTHIVVNVHHFAQQIIDYLVANDHFGIDIRISDEREALLETGGGIKKAIPLFDDETPLLIHNVDILDNVDYEWFYRQHLDSEDAVLLVSRRKTKRYLLFDHAMRLMGWMNVETGEVKSPFPWLRNAKVTIDDSYRAIVSEQRPPFETSSTEGGLEEALYAFAFSGIHSFSPRLFPLMERFPERFPIMDFYLQTCHRTRIYGCIKDDLHILDVGKLDSLDAAETFLQEHV; encoded by the coding sequence ATGAGCAAGCAAGCCATGATATTTGCAGCAGGATTGGGGACACGTCTCAAACCACTGACCGACACGATGCCAAAAGCATTGGTGAGGGTAGGGGGAGAGCCGCTGCTCAGACACGTCGTCCTCCGCCTGAAAGACGCAGGATATACGCATATTGTCGTCAACGTTCACCACTTCGCTCAGCAAATCATCGACTATCTGGTAGCCAACGACCATTTCGGCATCGACATACGTATCTCCGATGAGCGTGAGGCGCTCTTGGAAACAGGCGGAGGTATCAAGAAAGCCATTCCCTTGTTCGACGACGAAACTCCGTTGCTCATCCATAATGTCGATATTCTCGACAACGTCGATTACGAGTGGTTCTACCGGCAGCACCTCGACAGCGAAGATGCCGTGTTGCTCGTGAGCCGGCGGAAGACCAAGCGCTATCTCCTTTTCGACCATGCCATGCGGCTGATGGGATGGATGAATGTGGAGACGGGGGAAGTGAAGAGTCCGTTCCCATGGCTGCGCAATGCCAAGGTTACTATAGATGACAGTTACAGAGCGATTGTCAGCGAACAGCGTCCACCGTTTGAAACCTCCTCCACAGAGGGCGGATTGGAGGAGGCTCTCTATGCCTTTGCTTTCTCAGGTATCCATTCCTTCTCGCCCCGCTTGTTCCCCTTGATGGAACGCTTCCCCGAGCGTTTCCCCATTATGGACTTCTATCTGCAGACCTGCCATCGTACCCGCATCTATGGCTGTATCAAAGATGACCTCCACATCCTCGACGTAGGCAAACTCGACTCACTCGACGCTGCTGAAACGTTCCTCCAGGAGCACGTCTGA
- a CDS encoding TIGR03915 family putative DNA repair protein, with protein MLVYTFDQTFDGVLSAVFDAFFRHQEPDMLMGEGEQLPLFCDETWHVTTTEEKASRVWKGLEKLLTKEAMRLIMVSWLSEEKELSTPLLHYIYKVFKTGKSVERNFSDADVLHVTNTARRVMHEQLRMKQFIRFQKAKDGTYLGVVSPDNNVLPLIIDHFRDRFGDQAWLIYDAKHKYGYYYSPSETGDEALTRITFEDENTLPFSLEDGKMSEGILSENDRLFQNLWQTYFKAICIKERMNPRKQLSDMPRRYWKYMTEKQS; from the coding sequence GTGCTCGTCTATACTTTCGACCAGACATTTGACGGTGTGCTCTCTGCCGTCTTCGATGCCTTCTTCCGGCATCAAGAGCCCGACATGCTGATGGGTGAAGGCGAGCAACTGCCGCTCTTCTGTGACGAGACTTGGCACGTCACAACCACCGAAGAGAAAGCGTCAAGGGTATGGAAAGGACTCGAAAAGCTGCTCACGAAAGAAGCCATGCGGCTCATTATGGTCAGCTGGCTCTCAGAGGAAAAGGAACTGAGCACACCGCTCCTACATTATATATATAAGGTGTTCAAAACGGGGAAATCCGTTGAGCGCAACTTCTCCGATGCCGACGTGCTCCACGTGACGAACACGGCACGGCGAGTGATGCACGAACAGCTGAGAATGAAACAATTCATCCGATTCCAAAAAGCAAAAGACGGAACCTACCTCGGTGTCGTCTCGCCCGACAACAACGTGTTGCCACTCATCATCGACCACTTCCGCGACCGCTTTGGCGACCAGGCGTGGCTCATCTATGACGCCAAGCACAAATACGGCTACTATTACTCACCCTCGGAGACTGGAGACGAGGCGCTGACACGCATCACCTTTGAAGACGAAAACACCCTGCCCTTCTCGCTTGAAGATGGAAAAATGAGCGAGGGAATCCTAAGCGAGAACGACCGCTTGTTCCAAAACCTCTGGCAGACCTACTTCAAAGCCATCTGCATCAAGGAACGCATGAATCCCCGCAAACAACTCAGCGACATGCCCCGAAGATATTGGAAATACATGACCGAGAAACAATCATAA
- the guaA gene encoding glutamine-hydrolyzing GMP synthase, whose product MTQKIIILDFGSQTTQLIGRRVRELDTFCEILPYNKFPVGDESVIGVILSGSPYSVHDPEAFQVDLSQFVGKIPVLGICYGAQFISHTNGGRVEKTDTREYGRAHLQTVDTQNALFKGFEQNSQVWMSHGDSITAIPEGFKCIASTADVKYAAYWAPSPLGMGGSEASVWAVQFHPEVFHSVQGSLLLNNFVVDICGSRQDWSAASFIDTTVAELKEQIGSDRVILGLSGGVDSSVAGVLLNKAIGKNLTCIFVDHGMLRKNEFAQVMEDYKGLGLNVIGVDASEKFFADLKGVTDPEQKRKIIGRDFVEVFNSEAKKITDARWLAQGTIYPDCIESLNITGKVIKSHHNVGGLPEEMHLQLCEPLKWLFKDEVRRVGRQLGMPEHLITRHPFPGPGLAVRILGDITPEKVRILQDADDIYIRGLREYKEKLTGEAARRVLAAGVPAQMQDGEIEVSLYDQIWQAGAVLLSTVRSVGVMGDERTYEHPVALRAVTSTDAMTADWAHLPYDFMAKVSNEIINKVHGVNRVCYDISSKPPSTIEWE is encoded by the coding sequence ATGACTCAGAAAATTATCATTCTCGACTTCGGTTCGCAAACCACCCAGCTGATTGGTCGCCGTGTGCGTGAACTGGATACGTTTTGTGAAATTCTCCCGTACAATAAGTTTCCCGTAGGCGATGAATCAGTCATCGGAGTGATTCTCAGCGGCTCGCCATATTCCGTTCACGACCCCGAGGCATTTCAGGTTGACCTCAGCCAATTTGTAGGAAAAATACCCGTGCTGGGCATCTGCTATGGGGCGCAATTCATCTCCCACACAAATGGTGGAAGAGTGGAGAAGACCGATACGCGTGAGTATGGTCGTGCGCATCTGCAAACGGTTGATACTCAGAATGCTCTCTTTAAAGGATTCGAGCAAAACTCACAGGTGTGGATGAGTCATGGCGACTCTATCACCGCCATCCCCGAAGGCTTCAAATGTATCGCTTCGACGGCAGATGTGAAGTATGCAGCCTATTGGGCTCCCTCTCCACTTGGCATGGGCGGGAGTGAGGCTTCCGTCTGGGCAGTTCAGTTTCATCCGGAGGTGTTCCATTCCGTTCAGGGTTCGTTGCTGTTGAATAACTTTGTGGTTGACATCTGCGGCTCTCGACAGGATTGGAGCGCAGCCTCATTCATCGATACGACGGTGGCAGAGCTGAAAGAGCAGATTGGCAGCGACCGTGTCATTCTCGGTCTTTCCGGCGGTGTTGACTCGAGTGTTGCCGGCGTTTTGCTCAACAAGGCAATCGGTAAGAACCTCACTTGTATTTTCGTTGACCACGGCATGTTGCGCAAGAATGAGTTCGCGCAGGTGATGGAAGACTATAAAGGCTTGGGATTGAACGTCATTGGAGTAGATGCCAGTGAGAAGTTTTTCGCTGATTTGAAAGGCGTGACCGACCCCGAACAGAAGCGGAAAATCATAGGTCGCGACTTCGTTGAGGTGTTCAATTCGGAGGCGAAGAAGATAACCGATGCCCGCTGGCTGGCACAGGGCACTATCTATCCCGACTGCATCGAGTCGCTCAACATCACGGGCAAGGTCATCAAGAGCCATCACAACGTGGGCGGACTCCCCGAAGAGATGCACTTGCAGTTGTGCGAGCCATTGAAGTGGCTGTTCAAAGACGAGGTGCGCCGTGTCGGTCGGCAACTCGGAATGCCCGAACATCTCATCACCCGGCATCCGTTCCCGGGACCGGGACTGGCGGTGCGCATACTTGGCGACATCACTCCCGAGAAGGTGCGCATCCTGCAAGATGCCGACGATATCTACATCCGCGGCTTGCGCGAATATAAAGAGAAACTCACGGGAGAAGCTGCGCGCCGAGTGTTGGCTGCGGGTGTTCCCGCACAGATGCAGGATGGCGAGATAGAAGTTTCCCTTTACGACCAGATTTGGCAGGCAGGAGCCGTGTTGCTCTCTACCGTCCGCAGCGTCGGTGTGATGGGCGACGAGCGTACCTATGAGCATCCTGTAGCCCTGCGCGCCGTGACCAGTACCGATGCGATGACAGCCGACTGGGCGCATCTGCCTTACGACTTCATGGCGAAAGTGTCTAATGAGATCATCAACAAGGTGCATGGTGTCAACCGCGTCTGCTACGACATCTCCTCCAAACCGCCTTCGACTATAGAGTGGGAGTAG
- a CDS encoding multidrug efflux SMR transporter yields MNWILLVVAGLCEVGFTYCLGRAKSVTGIEWWAWMGGFLVFTFISMGLLAKVTHSLPLGTAYPVWTGIGAVGTVLIGIFIFHEPATFWRLFFITMLIVSIIGLKMISS; encoded by the coding sequence ATGAACTGGATATTGTTAGTCGTTGCAGGACTTTGCGAGGTGGGATTCACCTATTGCCTTGGTCGGGCAAAGTCGGTTACTGGCATTGAGTGGTGGGCATGGATGGGAGGATTCCTCGTTTTCACGTTCATCAGCATGGGATTGTTGGCAAAAGTGACGCATTCCCTGCCGCTCGGAACGGCTTATCCTGTGTGGACAGGCATCGGAGCTGTGGGAACGGTGCTCATCGGAATTTTCATCTTCCATGAACCGGCAACCTTTTGGCGACTCTTTTTCATCACGATGCTCATCGTCTCCATCATCGGATTGAAGATGATATCATCATAG
- a CDS encoding neutral zinc metallopeptidase, with product MRLDGRRESENFEDRRGMSTGMKAGIGGIGGIIMVVLFSLLGGGNLNLGDILQQVGTQQMEQPTGEYVSTPEEEAQVKFCKQVLASTEDVWTEVFRRMGKTYTPPTIVFFTNSVQSACGGATSAVGPFYCSGDQKLYIDLSFFKQMETQLNSGGDFARAYVIAHEVGHHVENLLGILGKCHAQMQQSSKTKANQLSVRLELLADYYAGVWGYYEDQNFNSIDDSDIRDAINCAQHIGDNYLQEKAQGYSQPESFTHGTSAQRMKWLRLGLTSGRMGANYFPTFEGDYSNL from the coding sequence ATGAGACTTGACGGAAGACGCGAAAGCGAAAATTTTGAAGACAGAAGAGGTATGAGTACCGGCATGAAAGCCGGCATCGGAGGTATCGGAGGCATCATCATGGTGGTGCTCTTCTCACTGCTCGGCGGTGGAAACCTGAATCTTGGAGACATCCTGCAACAAGTGGGAACACAGCAAATGGAACAACCCACCGGCGAATACGTATCAACCCCAGAGGAAGAAGCACAAGTGAAGTTCTGCAAACAAGTGCTCGCATCGACCGAAGACGTATGGACAGAAGTGTTCCGGAGAATGGGAAAGACCTACACCCCACCCACCATCGTCTTCTTCACCAACAGCGTGCAGAGCGCATGCGGCGGAGCAACCTCAGCCGTAGGACCATTCTACTGCTCGGGCGACCAGAAGCTCTACATCGACCTGTCGTTCTTCAAACAGATGGAAACACAGCTCAACTCGGGCGGTGACTTCGCGCGGGCATACGTCATCGCACACGAAGTGGGACACCACGTGGAAAACCTGCTCGGCATTCTCGGCAAGTGCCACGCACAAATGCAGCAGTCAAGCAAGACGAAAGCCAACCAGCTGAGCGTACGCCTCGAACTACTTGCCGACTACTACGCCGGCGTATGGGGATACTACGAAGACCAGAACTTCAACTCCATCGACGACAGCGACATACGCGACGCCATCAACTGCGCGCAGCACATCGGCGACAACTACCTGCAAGAGAAGGCACAAGGCTACTCACAACCCGAATCCTTCACCCACGGCACCTCCGCACAACGCATGAAATGGCTCCGATTAGGACTCACAAGCGGACGCATGGGCGCCAACTACTTCCCCACATTCGAGGGCGACTACAGCAATTTGTAG